In the Oryzias latipes chromosome 23, ASM223467v1 genome, one interval contains:
- the LOC111946903 gene encoding uncharacterized protein LOC111946903, protein MSELEGLKKDFADLQRRLVEQAGALEQARNEQREALSLAKAVIDQQATALRAPAAVVIHRDRKLPDFGGGSVRGGDESVEEWIAEMKSAFRVMKTPHDDRVELVKQHLKGEAKATVKFMLTEPIDSVEEIFDILIQTYGDKTPIGTRLKEFYERKQMPGETIRSYAYDLQDRLEHVIRREPKRVPDPDVVLKEQLVLGLKEDFLRRELKRKVHEMRSLTFVELLQAAIDWSEEEEMPSDPATLGRPKIRGGVNAAVAMEEKPSSLTMEMLHEEIKRISARQEELYHALQRKGEEAGQRAAAPRRVALRDSEGRYICYNCGEPGHVSKHCLRKVGKETSQAPLEVPNPDVRPSNRNGSKENPSTSIIGTQMAECILAEVDNDLRRSAFGKCRTVSLKIGGIETTCLWDTGSNVTAITESHFRKHFGKQGMLSANWIELTAANGLDIPVLGCLEVEVECVGRTVGRKCIFVLTDTHPHVEKSNGLPGIVGMNVIEELEAIFADNGGYMGMDNLKEGEANIRRLVAKVRKESQRITPDGKMGFVKVAGREPVMIPPMSEMVVEGHCEVTSKVDCPVLVETAQRSGLPKGLVVANILAKATSGRVPVRVMNTSEKVIKLMPRARVATVSKPQEILLKEVVQVVEKEGGLVVKHLDGIEVTQLENEAERLPVPVQANTEGLTESQYQQLVSLLATHQDVFSQNENDYGYTTSVTHCISTGDAPPIKQRHRRVPPQVFQEFKKHVHELVSQGILKESTSPWASPAVIVIKKDGSVRFCCDYRRLNQVTCKDAYPLPRVEEALDALGDAHLFSTLDLTAGYFQVAMNEEDQGKTAVTTPFGLFEWTRMPFGLCNAPATFQRLMGLVLGDLSFDILLVYLDDILVYSRDFESHCERLGLVFQRLRQHGLKLKPSKCFLLRPEVKFLGHLISAQGIKVDMEKVSALNSWPTPRSVKEVRQMGVHTDLGQYLAKSKTGLKGW, encoded by the exons ATGTCGGAGTTGGAGGGTTTAAAGAAGGATTTTGCTGATTTACAAAGGAGGCTTGTAGAGCAGGCAGGTGCCTTGGAACAGGCTAGGAATGAACAAAGAGAAGCTCTCTCCCTTGCCAAGGCAGTTATTGATCAGCAGGCTACAGCATTGAGAGCACCAGCTGCGGTCGTCATCCATAGAGACCGTAAACTGCCAGACTTTGGGGGTGGATCAGTAAGAGGCGGGGATGAATCTGTTGAGGAATGGATTGCCGAAATGAAGTCAGCTTTTCGAGTGATGAAAACACCCCATGACGATAGAGTTGAGCTGGTTAAGCAACACCTGAAGGGTGAAGCAAAGGCGACAGTTAAATTTATGCTGACGGAGCCGATAGACAGTGTCGAAGAAATATTTGACATTCTTATTCAGACCTATGGAGATAAGACCCCAATTGGCACAAGGTTAAAAGAATTCtatgaaagaaaacagatgCCCGGGGAGACCATTCGGTCTTATGCATATGATCTACAGGACAGGCTAGAACATGTGATAAGAAGAGAACCAAAGCGTGTCCCAGACCCCGATGTTGTATTAAAGGAACAGTTGGTCTTAGGACTGAAAGAGGACTTTTTGAGGAGGGAATTGAAAAGGAAGGTTCACGAAATGAGGAGCCTCACTTTTGTTGAGCTGTTACAGGCTGCAATTGACTGgtcagaagaagaagagatgCCATCTGACCCAGCTACCTTGGGTAGACCCAAAATAAGGGGGGGTGTAAATGCTGCTGTGGCAATGGAGGAGAAACCATCATCTCTGACAATGGAGATGCTACATGAGGAGATAAAACGAATATCTGCTCGTCAGGAAGAGTTGTACCAtgctctgcagagaaaaggGGAGGAGGCAGGACAGCGAGCTGCAGCTCCCAGGAGGGTAGCCCTACGAGATAGTGAAGGGAGGTATATATGCTATAACTGTGGAGAGCCTGGCCATGTTAGCAAGCACTGTTTGAGGAAAGTAGGCAAAGAGACAAGTCAAGCCCCACTCGAGGTCCCAAATCCAGATGTCAGACCAAGTAATCGAAATGGGTCTAAGGAGAACCCCAGTACTTCCATCATAGGGACCCAGATGGCTGAGTGTATCCTTGCGGAGGTAGATAATGATCTCCGGAGGAGTGCTTTTGGGAAGTGTAGGACTGTCAGTCTAAAGATTGGAGGAATAGAGACAACCTGCCTGTGGGATACAGGCTCTAACGTCACTGCTATCACAGAGTCCCACTTCCGCAAACATTTTGGGAAACAGGGAATGTTGTCTGCCAACTGGATCGAACTTACTGCCGCAAATGGGCTGGATATCCCAGTATTAGGGTGCCTAGAAGTTGAGGTGGAGTGTGTTGGCAGGACAGTGGGCAGAAAGTGCATTTTTGTACTAACTGACACCCATCCCCATGTAGAAAAGTCAAATGGGCTCCCTGGAATTGTGGGCATGAATGTAATAGAAGAACTTGAGGCCATTTTTGCAGATAACGGTGGTTACATGGGGATGGATAATCTCAAAGAGGGTGAGGCCAACATTCGTAGGTTGGTTGCTAAAGTGAGGAAGGAATCTCAGCGCATAACTCCAGATGGAAAGATGGGGTTTGTGAAAGTGGCAGGCCGAGAACCGGTCATGATACCCCCGATGAGTGAGATGGTGGTAGAGGGCCATTGTGAAGTTACATCCAAAGTAGACTGCCCAGTGCTTGTTGAAACGGCACAAAGGTCAGGCCTTCCAAAGGGGCTTGTAGTGGCAAATATCTTGGCTAAAGCTACCAGTGGAAGGGTCCCCGTAAGGGTCATGAACACCAGCGAGAAAGTCATAAAACTTATGCCACGGGCTAGAGTAGCAACCGTGAGCAAACCACAGGAGATACTTTTGAAAGAAGTGGTGCAGGTGGTGGAGAAGGAGGGAGGTCTAGTTGTCAAACACCTAGATGGTATAGAGGTTACGCAGTTGGAAAATGAGGCTGAACGGCTACCCGTTCCAGTCCAAGCAAATACGGAGGGTCTGACTGAATCTCAGTACCAACAACTTGTAAGTCTACTAGCCACCCACCAAGACGTTTTCTCCCAAAATGAGAATGACTATGGGTACACTACATCTGTAACCCATTGTATCTCTACCGGGGATGCCCCTCCCATCAAGCAGAGGCACCGTAGAGTTCCCCCGCAGGTCTTCCAGGAATTCAAAAAACATGTGCATGAGCTTGTTAGCCAGGGCATTCTTAAAGAGAGCACCAGTCCCTGGGCATCACCAGCAGTTATAGTCATAAAGAAAGATGGGAGTGTTCGATTTTGCTGCGACTACAGGCGACTGAACCAAGTGACATGTAAAGATGCTTACCCACTCCCAAGGGTCGAGGAAGCTCTGGATGCACTCGGTGATGCACATTTATTTTCGACTCTAGACCTGACAGCTGGCTACTTTCAAGTAGCAATGAATGAAGAAGACCAGGGGAAGACTGCAGTTACCACACCCTTTGGTCTTTTTGAGTGGACAAGAATGCCATTTGGCTTATGCAATGCTCCAGCCACATTCCAGCGGTTAATGGGGCTTGTCTTAGGTGACCTGAGCTTTGACATCCTGTTGGTTTACTTGGATGATATCCTTGTCTACTCGCGAGATTTTGAGAGCCATTGTGAAAGGCTGGGGCTGGTGTTTCAACGACTCCGACAGCATGGGTTGAAATTGAAGCCATCCAAATGCTTTCTTTTACGCCCTGAGGTCAAGTTTCTAGGTCATTTAATCTCTGCCCAGGGCATCAAAGTTGACATGGAAAAGGTCAGCGCCCTGAATTCCTGGCCAACTCCTAGGAGTGTCAAAGAAGTTAGGCAG ATGGGAGTTCACACGGACTTGGGGCAGTACTTAGCCAAAAGCAAGACGGGGTTGAAAGGGTGGTAG